The segment TTTGACTGCCATTCCCTTGGCGACCGTTCCGCGATCAGGTTCGAGACAGCAACTGCGAGATTACGCCATTGGCCATGACAGGTTGGGTTGGTATCGAGTCACCCTTGAGGTCCGCATTTCTGGCTGGCCTACGCTGCGAGTCATCGCAATTTCCGATTGGAGTCAATTCAGACCCGGAAAACGAGGGAAGACCCAGGATAATAGACACCGTCAAATAACCGCCAATGGTCAGAAGCGAGGTTGCCCTTCTGACGCTCCTTCGGACGACCAACGGCGTCGCTAGTTACGCGAAAGATTTCTCCGGTCCATGGGCACCGTTCCAACAGTTTGGAGCAGGGAGCTATGGATTATTTCTGGTTCACAATTGGATTCCTGGTCGCCGCTGTCGCTGGCGTTGCCTGGACGCTGCTTGCGCCCGGCGGAGCTCGAAACCGCTCGAAAGCCATTCTCGATGACGCCGATCGGCAGTCGAAAAACATGCTCAAGGAGGCCGATGTCACCATTCGCCAGATGGAGCTGGAGAAGCAGAAGGAACTGGAAAAGGAGCTGAAACACTCTCGCGACGAATTGCACCAGAGAGAGCGAAAGCTGGACAAACTTGATTCGACGCTGGAACAGAAATCAATTGATCTGAACAAGCAGGAAGCCATCGTTGCGGCGTCGCAAAGTCGATTGAAGATCAAGCTGGAGCAAATCGCACAGCATGAAAATGACATCATTGAAGTGCTGGAGAAACAACGCAAGAAGCTGCACGAAGTCACAGGGCTGAGCAAGGAGGACGCTTCGACGCGACTTTTGAAACTGCTCGAAGACGAACTTGCTGACGAAGTCGGAGGCAGGATTCTCCGGCACGAAAAACAGATGGAGGAGATCTGCCAGCAAAAGTCGCGTGACATTCTGACAATGACGATGCAACGGCTTGCTTCGGACCACACGGCGAATCTGACGACCAGCACGATCGACATCCCCAACGATGAAATGAAAGGCCGCATCATCGGACGCGAAGGCCGTAACATTCGGGCCTTTGAGCAGGAAACGGGCATCGATGTAATCATCGACGATACGCCTGGCGTGGTGATCATCAGCGGATTTGATCCGGTCCGCCGCGAGGTCGCGAAATTATCGCTGGAGAAGCTGATCGGGGACGGACGGATTCACCCAACCAGAATCGAAGAGGTGACGCGGGAAACTCAAGCGGAGATCGACCAGATCATCTTGCAAAAGGGACGCGAAGCGCTTGAGGAAGTCAACATCCACGGTATCAATGATCGCATCATCGAAATGCTCGGGCGACTGCACTACCGGACCAGCTACAGCCAAAACGTTTTGCGGCACAGCATCGAAGTCGCTTTCCTGTCCGGCATGCTGGCAGAGATGATGGGCCTGGATGCGGATCTGGCTCGGCGAGCAGGGTTGCTGCACGATATCGGCAAAGCTGCAGACCATGAGATCGAAGGCGGACATCCGAAAGTCGGCGCCGACATGCTGAAGCGGGCAGGGGAGTCACCAGAAGTCGTTCACGCCGCGCTCGGACACCACGACCAGATACTCGTTGAACATCCGTATACGGTGATCGTCGCGACGGCCGATGCCTGCAGTGCGTCGCGGCCGGGAGCACGCCGGGAGTCGCTTGATCGATACGTGAAACGGATGGAAGAGCTGGAGTCTTTGGCAATCGAATTCAATGGCGTTCGCCGAGCCTACGCGGTTCAGGCCGGTCGAGAGGTCCGCGTTGTGGTCGCTTCGAAGGACGTGTCGGACGAAAAAGCAGCCAAGATCTGCCGCGACATTGCTCACGCCTATCAGGAACAACTCTCGTTTCCCGGCGAGATCAAAGTCGTCGTGATCCGCGAATCGCGTTTTACCGAGTTGGCGAAATAGCTCGAACTGTGAAGCCTGTTTCGCTCTGACGATCACGCGTTCCATGAATCGATAGCTGCGGTTACGATGTTCGCTTCTCCCACCCCACACTCATTCCACCTCGCACCGGTGGCAACTGAAAGCTTGTAATGCGTATCCTGTTTCTCGGCGACATCGTAGGAAAACCTGGCGTCGATTTGGTTTGTGAAACCATCCCCGCGTGGCGGCGTGAGTCTTCGATCGACATCGTGATCGCCAATGCGGAAAACGCTGACAAGGGATCAGGTATTTCGCCCTCGATTTACAAACGGCTCTGCAAAGCCGAGATCGATTGCATCACGCTTGGCGATCATATCTATCGGAAGAAAGACATCATCGACACGCTTGTGACGCGTGACAATATCGTAAAGCCCTGCAATTATCCTGCGGATGCTCCAGGAAAGAACTGGGTCGTGGTCAAGTCCGCGACAGGACGAAAAGTCGCCGTGTTCAGCGCGATGGGACGCGTGTTCATGAAGCCTGTCGATTGCCCGTTCACGGCAGTGGAAAGGACGCTGGCCGAGATCCCGGAAGATGTCAAAATTCGATTCTGCGACTTCCACGCCGAAGCCACCAGTGACAAGCAGCTAATGGGCCGATTTCTCGATGGCAAGGTTACCGCTGTTTGCGGAACCCATACTCACGTGACGACTGCGGATGAGCAGTTATTGCCTGGAGGCACGGCCTACATCAGCGATGTTGGCATGTCGGGACCACATGAAAGCATTCTTGGTCGTCGAATCGATCGGGTCATGGAAGCAACATTGACGTTCCGCCCGATTCCGTTTGACGTGGCAAAGGAAAACGTTCAGCTTTCTGGTGTCGTCATCGAAGTGGAGCCGAAAACAGGACGGTCCAGCGGAATCCGCCGTATCAAAATTACCGAAGCCGACGCCGATCGGTTGGCTGACGGCATGGATGAATAGCGCGTCACAGTCGTTCCGACCAACAGAGCGTCAAACTCCATTCTTTTTCTTCAGACGCGATCTGCGTCGTCAAAATCGCGATTTTCTGGACTCCACCGATCCACGGAATGGCCGCTGTCGAAATGGTGCTGCGACGCCATGTTTGCCAGCATATTCGACGTTGCGTACGTGGCTGCTTTCTTCTACGCTTCGCCGTCAAATCTGAAATCCAAGGTGGAACGACTCGATGCCGAAACTTCAATCCAACAACCTGTCTCGATGCTTTCTCGCGTGCGTGCTAGCCGCCTGTTTGCTGACAACGCCCGGTTGCGTCGGAGCCTTGGCGCAGTTGATTTACACCGTCAAGGGTCACGACGTCCAACCTGCTTACGAGGGGCTCAACGGAAAACGAGTTGCTGTAGTCTGCGTTAGCGATGCTTCGGCCTACGGACCCGATACGCTGACCTACACCGTCGAACAGGCCGTCGGGATTCTGCTTGCGAATGGACTCAAGGACGAAAGCCAAATCATTGCTCCGGCCAGAATTGAAAACTGGCGCGACAGCCATGGCTGGAACGAAACTGAATACGTGGAACTGGGAAAAGGCGTCGAAGCCGACATGGTCGTGGCCATCGAAATCGGTTCATACTCGCTGACAGAAGGATCCACTCTGTTCAAAGGTCGTTCAGACGTCACGGTGACGGTCTACGACATCGAAAAAGACGGACAAGTCCCATACAGCGCGACGCCGCAGCATTTCGTGTTCCCCAAACACGGTCGACCGGCAATCCAAACCAGCGAACGCGAATTTGAAGCGTTCTACCTGTCGCAGCTAACGACGATGATTGCGAACCACTTCATCGTACACGACAAACTGGAGTCGTTCGCTCGAGACGCGGCGACCATCCAGTAGCCAACGCATAGGGGCGACCGCCACGATTCCGCGTCGCCCTTTCTCAATCGCTACAACCGCGCAAACGCACTGGCCGGTGCCCATTCTCAGGTCGTCTTTCGACCTCTGTCGAACCAGGAAACTCGGAAAATCCTACGCTTTTCCGACCCAATTTCCTTTCGACCCGAGGGCTACATGTCATTCTATTTCGACATGCCAATTGAAGCGTTACAAGAATCTGTCCAGAACAACCCGTTGGAACTCGACCTTTGGCTGACGCTGATCCAAAAGGTTGCCGCCGAAGACTGTTGCGAAAATGCGCTGGAAGAAGTCTTCATTGCGGAGGACTTTTTCCCGGAAGACAGTGAACTTCAGGCAATCAAATCTCTATGTCTGATGTCGCTGGGAGAAACCCGCGAGGCTCACGATCTGCTGCAGCAGGCGTTGCGACGAAGCCCGGGCGATGACGTTCTATCGAGAGTCCTGGAGGAGTTTCTTCCAAACTTCGAAAACGTTTCGCAGGATCAAATCCTGAATCCATACGCAATTCGCGAACTGAGCAAGGCTGAGCCATTCGAAGTCGAGTTCATCGAACGGCTGAATTCAACCATCGATCTGATCGATGCGTTTAACCGGCATGAACACGATCCAGAAAATTTAATCGAACCGCTGGAACGGCACGTGAGGAATTTCCCGCGTGACATCAATACAAAACTCGATCTGGCCCGACTCTGCTACAACCTTGGCTATCATGAACGTGCCCGGGCGTGGTACGAGATTGTCATCCTGGAAGATCCGTTATGCGCTTCCGCCTATTTCGAACTCGCAACGATTGAACCGATTGCGGAACGAGCGATGGAGCTGTCCGAAAAAGGACTGGACCTGAGTCCACGATTTGAATGTGGCCGATTCAACTATGCCTGCTTGCTATTGAAACACGGTTTGCTTGCCGAAGGACGCAACGAGATGCTTCGAATTCCGGCTGACTCGACCTACTACGTTTCGGGGCTGGAAGCGATCGCGAATTCGCTGTCTGAAGAAGGCTCCTTTTTGGAAGCGATCAACTTTCAGGAGAAAGTCGTCGCACTCTCAGCTAACAACGCCGAAGCATGGAATTGCTACGGCCACTTTTTCGCTCAGCTTGGTGACTATGAGACCGCACTCGAACACTTCGATCGCGTCATCCAGATGGATAGTGAGCACATCGACGCGCTCCACAACCGTGCTCTGATGTTGGGAAAGCTTGGAAAGCACGAAAAAGCTGTCCACGTTCTGAAATATGCTTTGACGATCAAACCCGATAGTGAAGCGATGCTGGTCAATCTGGCTGTCGAACTGAGCCAGGCCGGGCGAATCGGAGAGGCAATCCGTCTGACGAATGAGTCGCTGACGCATTTCCCAACCCATGCCAGAATGTGGCTGAACTTGGGCAGCTTCCATTATCAACTGGGACAGTCGGATGCCGCGATTGAGTGCAGCCAAAAAGCTATCGAACTCGATCCGTCGAAAGAACTTGCCTGGTGGAATCTGGCCTGCGCCCATGCTCAGTTGGGCAATCGAAAAGAGTGCCTGTCGGCGTTGACGCACAGCATCGCTCGTCGGCCAGAGCTGGCTGAGCGGGTTTCGCTTGAAGAAGTTCTACAGCAGTTTGTCGACCAGCCTGAGTTCCAGGACCTGTTGAACTAAAAATGGCATCGTCGCTATGATGCTCTGATGAACTGCGAATTGCCAACCGATCAAATTGCCAAACTCTGCGGCGCCGAATCGGTTGAGATCGTCGAGTCGATTCAATCGCTCTGGAGCGGCTACGGAGAGATCGTTCGACTGCATCTGGTTCCGCAAAACGAAACCGTGGTAGTGAAGTTCGTTTCGCCACCCGAAGATCGGTCCCATAAGTACGGCTGGGAAAGCGATGTGTCACATCAACGCAAGCTGAGTTCATACGCGAACGAGCGGGCGTGGTACAACGGTGCCTCATCGGAATGTCGCGAACGCTGCCGCATGGCAAACCTGATCGCCAGCGAAGCGGTGGAGAATCGTTGGCTGTTTGTTCTGGAAGATCTCGACAAGGCCGGATTTCCCATTCGTAGCAGCGGCGTCAATGAGAGGCAGCTTAATTCCTGTCTGCGTTGGTTGGCGAATTTGCATGCTTCGTTTCTTTTCGACACGCGGATTCCCAACTCGCAAATCTCGGCCATCGAACATGGACTTTGGCCAACCGGCACCTATTGGCATCTGGACACGCGACCGGATGAGTACGATTCGATGCCCGGTGGTGTTTTGAAAAACTCAGCTGCTTCGATCGATCAGAAATTGAACTCCGCCAGGTTTCAAACCATCGTTCACGGCGATGCGAAATTGGCGAACTTCTGCTTTTCCGAATCTGACGACGTTGCGGTGGTCGATTTTCAGTACGTCGGTGGCGGGTGCGGTATGAAGGATTTCGCCTATTTCATCAGCAGCTGTTTCTCGGACTCGGAATGTGAATCGCAAGAATCTGATTTACTGCAAACGTATTTTGACTATCTGAGTTTGGCGGTCGACGACAAAAGTCTGTTTGACGCGATCGAAGAAGAGTGGCGTTCACTTTATGCGTTTGCGTGGGCCGACTTTCATCGCTTTCTTGCGGGCTGGTCGCCAGGACACTGGAAAATTCACCGTTACAGCAAACGGCTAACAGAACAGGCACTTGCCCAGTTGCAAAATTAACGTATTAACGCACCGAAACAATGCGACCGGCAACAGATACGTCGCCATTTGCGATTCGGTTGATGACGCTGGGCAGCAATTCACATTCGGCCGCAAAAACCCGTGCTGCAAGCGACTTTACGTCGTCTCCGCTTTCCACCGGCACCGAAGCCTGGGCGATGATCGGGCCATGATCGTAGTCGTCGTCAACGAAGTGCACCGTGCATCCGGTTAGCTTACAGCCATAGTCCAAGACGCCTTGATGAACACGAGACCCATAGTTGCCTTTGCCGCAAAACGCCGGAATCAGGCTGGGGTGAATGTTGATGATCCGGTTTTCAAAATCGTCAGGAATGGAAAGCTGTCGCAGAAAGCCACCCATCACGATCAGTTCGGCGCCGCTGGCTCGCAGTGCATCGAAAATCGCTTCGCTGAACGAATGCCGACCGTCAAACTCCTTGTGAGAGATGACTTTTGAGTCAATCGATGCCTCACGTGCGAAATTGAGTCCCTTTGCGTCAGGGTTATTGGAAACGACCAACGCAATCTCGGCATCGAGCGAACCTGCATCGATTCGCACAATGAGATTTTTCAGCGTGGTGCCGCCGCCAGAAATCAGAACTGCGATTTTGATCGGTCGCGGCATCAGGATTTTGCCACTGCGAGACCCAGTTTCACAATGACTTCCCCAATCGATTTTTCGACGAAATCCGATCCTGCGTCGGCGAGAGATTTCACTTCCAGCGTCTCCGCCAAAGTCTCACCGCAGAGGTAATCACGGTTCTCCTCGATCGCCTTTTTGAAATCATCGTCGTCGGTGCAGATCACCAAAGCAATCCGATCAGTTCGCTCGTAATCGTTTGCTTTGCGTTGATCCTGAACCAGACGCACAAGATCGCGAGCCATACCAGCCCGAATCAGATCAGGCGTAAGCTCGGTCGCCAGCACGACCACCACGCCAGCACCCTGTGCCGCCGCCCAGCCTTCTTTGGCTTGCAAACGAACTTCGACATCGTCGTTGGTCAGCTCGATCGATTCGCCCTCGACGTCAATCGAAGCCTTGCCGTCGGCCGTCAAAGCAGCCAACATCTCACCGCCATCTGCTTCACCAAACGCCTTTTTTACTTTCGGCATCAGCCTGCCGACCCGCGGGCCAAGTGCCTTGAAGTTCGGCACGACCTGATAGGTCACGTATTCGTCCGCGTCGAGTGTAAACGTCACGTCACGTACGTTCAGCTCGGTCTTCAAAAGCTCCGCATGCTGCTCCAACCAGGCTTGATCCTGATCAGAAGTCAGCACCACCGTCACGCCCGACAGCGGCTGACGCACTTTCAATTTCGCATTCATCCGGGCCGACAAACCAAGCGACGCAATCTGCCGCAGTAGTTCCATGCGGCGCGAAAGGTCTTCGTCGTAGAGCGAATCGTCGGCAACAGGATAGTCACACAAGTGAACGCTCAGCGGAACTTCGGCACCTTTGTCACGGAACGACTGAGTCAAATTCTGCCAAATGGTTTCCGTGATGAAAGGCACAAATGGAGCATTCAATTTGGCCAGCGCCGCCAGACATTCGTACAGCGTCCAATACGCATCCAGCTTGTTCGGATCCTTCGTGTCCTTGGCCCAAAAACGGTCACGGCTGCGACGCACGTACCAGTTACTCAACACGTCGACGAAATGATTCAACGAACGAGCGGCTCCGTAGTTGTCGTAAGCGTCCATCGCGCTGGTGACTTCAGCGATCGTACGATTCAGCTCGCTGATGATCCAACGATCAAGCTCACTACGTTCACCGACGGGTCGAAACCCTTCGCCGGAAGCCAGGTCTTCATGTCCGAGTTCGCCCGGCGAAGTCACGGACGATGGATCAAAGCCATCGATGCCGGCGTAGAGCGTGAAGAAACTGTACACGTTCCACATCCGCAGCAGGAATTCGGGAATGCTTTCCTTGATCGCCCGTTCGCTGTAGATGATTGACGTCCACGGCGGTTGATTGGCGAAGAAATACCAACGCAACGCGTCCGCACCGTAAAGGTCGAAGATCTCGTTCGGCGGACGATAGTTCCGCAGTCGCTTCGACATTTTTTCGGTTTTGCGAACGACTTTTGAGCCGCAATCTTCGCACTTTTTCGCGTCTGAACTATGACGTTTTCCGCACTTCACACATACGCTGCCTTCGGCCAACATCAAGCCGAGCACGATGCAGTTTTTGAATGGATGTGGGAAATCGACTTTGGCTTCACTGCCTTCGTCGTCACCAAACAGCAGAGAACTGATTGCCAATTGCGAGTAAAACCAGCCGCGAGTTTGGTCGAGAGCTTCACTAATGAAGTCGGCCGGGAACTGAGATTCGAATTCCTCTTTCCCCTGATGCGGATATCCCCACTGAGCAAACGGCATCGCGCCGCTGTCGTACCAGCAGTCGATGACTTCGGTCACACGCTTCATCCGTGCACCGTCTTCGAAGGGCGAATCGTAAGTCACCGCATCGATGTAGGGCTTGTGAACTTTGAGGTCCTCGACCAGTTCAGGATTGGCAGCTTTCGCGGACTCCCAAACTTCTGTTCCGCTCAAGCCAGGCTTTTGCAGCAGTTCATCATAGGAGCCAACCGCATCGTAACGACCGGTGGATTCGCATTTCCAGATCGGCAACGGCGTGCCCCAGTAACGTTCGCGCGACAACGCCCAGTCGACGTTGCTTTCGAGAAAGTTTCCGAAGCGACCGTCCTTGATGTGGTCCGGCATCCAGTTGATTTCCTGGTTGTTGGCCAGCATCGTGTCTTTGTACTGTGTCGTGCGGATGAACCAACTGCGACGCGGATACTGAATCAACGGATCGTCATCGGCTCGCCAGCAGAACGGATACTCGTGCTCGTACTGCTCCTGCAAGTACAGCGAGCCGGCATCCTTGAGCGCTCGCAAGATCGGCTTGTCCGCTTCCTTGACCCACATACCTTCGAAGTCAGGAACCTGTTCATTGAATTTTCCATTGGGAAGGATCGGGCAGATCAGCTCCGGGCCTTCGCCAGGCTCAAAGCGATCCAACTCCGCCATCAACAGTTCATAGTCGACTTCACCGAAAGCCGGAGCCTCATGCACGGCGCCGGTTCCGCTGTCGGTCGTCACGAAATCGGCTTGAGTGATCCGCCAACATTTATGCTGAGTTCCGCCATCGACCAACTTACCGGTCTGGTCGCCCATGGACTTGTAGAAGTAGTCAAACGGAGGGCGATAACGCTCGCCGATCAACTCCGAACCTTTCATCGTCGATTTGATTTCGAGTTCGCGTTTGAGCTTACCCGCGATCGTTTCGACGAGGTCTTTGGCGAAGATCAGATTCTGATCGAGTTCGGCGTCGTAGACGAGAGCGTATTCGATATCGTCCTTTACTGCAGCGAACTGGTTCGAAGGCAGTGTCCACGGAGTCGTCGTCCAAACCAGCAGCGAGGTGTTGGGAAATTTCTCTTCGTCGAGCATCGGAAAGCGGACATAAACGCTCGGGTCGCGAACGGTTTTATAGCCCTGACCGACTTCGCCACTGGAAAGCGCGGTTCCGCCCTGAGCCCACCACCAGATGATTTTGTGGCCTTCGTAGAGCAAGTTGCGATCGAAGAGATTCTTCAGCGACCACCAAACGGATTCAACGTAGCTCTGGTGATACGTGACGTAGGCCTCATCGAGCTTGACCCAGAAACCGAGCCGCTGAGTCAGCTCTTCCCACTGCTGCATGTACTGCCACACGGACTGTTGGCACTTTTGGATAAAGGGCTCCACTCCGTAGTCTTCGATCTCTTCTTTCGCGTGGATGCCGAGCTCTTTACAGACTTCGACTTCCACCGGCAGACCGTGGGTGTCCCAACCGGCTTTGCGTTCGCAGTAGAAGCCTTTCATCGTCTTGTAACGAGGAAACAGGTCCTTGATCGCGCGCGTCAAACAGTGACCCGGGTGGGGCTTGCCGTTGGCGGTCGGCGGGCCTTCGAAGAAGACGTATTTCGGGCCGCCTTTTCGTCGCTCCAGCGACTTTTGATAGATGTCGTTTTCGTTCCAGAAGTCGAGCGTTTTGACTTCGTTTTCAGGAAAGCTGAATTTGGAGGTATCGCCTTGCGAGGACATGCGCGTATCGCAATTTTGGGGTGCAAAATCAAACCGCTAAATATCCCTCAGCCGTGACCGAATCACAACCCCGCGTTCGAAGTCACAGGTTCGGGGAGAAAGCGATGACAGATCAGACAACCGTCATCGATACAGGTTCAGGACCGCAGAAGGATGGGGGAAGCAGCAGAATGCCGATGCGACCCAAACGCCGGCCTAATTACGCGACACCGGGATGGTACAAGGCGCGGTACAAACGAACGGGTGAACGCAAACGAACAGGGGAACGCGAACCGCGGTGGCATATTTTCGTTTGTTTCGTCCATCATCCTACCCGGGTTCCGTTTTTCACCACTCCATCCGGCCGTAGCAAAGTAATTATTTTTCCTTCTATTCCACCCAGAACGAGGCATTCACTCATCATATTGGCAATCTGTTTCGGAGGGAAATTAACCACTGCGACCACCTGCCGACCAACGAGTTCCTCTGGCGAATATTTATCCGTGATCTGGGCGGAGGTTTTACGCTGCCCCAGTTCACCAAAATCAAATAGGAGTCGGTAGCTGGGGTTCCTCGCCTCCGGAAAAGGTTCAGCGGACACGACGGTGCCGACGCGCATCTCAACGCGTTCGAATTCAGCCCAGCTTAGTGGTTTTTTGGTAGTCATTGTTTAAAAGATTGAAGTAGGATGCCCAAAAAGTAGAGCGCAAAACAGCCGACGACTTCAACAAGCGTAACGCCCAAAAGATCAGCATACTTACCGGTAGAGACCGTCAGCCACTCCGGGGCCGCAAGGAATGCAATCATTGTGGCCAGAAGCCAACGCTACCGGCAGAGAAACGCTACTTCTTGCGAGGCGCTTTCCGTTTGGCTTTCTTCGCAGGCGCGGCTTTTTTGACGGGTGCTTTTTTGGCGGCAGCAGCCTTTTCAGCTTTGGATTTCTTGGCGTCCGCCGCTTTCTTGGCGGCAGCTTTTTTCGCAGCTGCTGCTTTCTGAGCCGCACCGGCGGAATCAGGAGCTTTCTTTTTCGCCCGAGTCGGATCGGTCAGATGGCCGAAGTTCTCGTCGAATTCTTTGCCATACTTGTCGTCTTCGAGATCGTACTCTCCTTCGATCTCCTCTTCGAAATCGTCGTCAAACTCTTCATCGAAATCCTCCTCCTTGAACTCGTCAACGATGTCGAGATCGAGACCGTCATCGACGACGGTAGCCTGAATCTCTTCGCCCG is part of the Mariniblastus fucicola genome and harbors:
- the ileS gene encoding isoleucine--tRNA ligase, coding for MSSQGDTSKFSFPENEVKTLDFWNENDIYQKSLERRKGGPKYVFFEGPPTANGKPHPGHCLTRAIKDLFPRYKTMKGFYCERKAGWDTHGLPVEVEVCKELGIHAKEEIEDYGVEPFIQKCQQSVWQYMQQWEELTQRLGFWVKLDEAYVTYHQSYVESVWWSLKNLFDRNLLYEGHKIIWWWAQGGTALSSGEVGQGYKTVRDPSVYVRFPMLDEEKFPNTSLLVWTTTPWTLPSNQFAAVKDDIEYALVYDAELDQNLIFAKDLVETIAGKLKRELEIKSTMKGSELIGERYRPPFDYFYKSMGDQTGKLVDGGTQHKCWRITQADFVTTDSGTGAVHEAPAFGEVDYELLMAELDRFEPGEGPELICPILPNGKFNEQVPDFEGMWVKEADKPILRALKDAGSLYLQEQYEHEYPFCWRADDDPLIQYPRRSWFIRTTQYKDTMLANNQEINWMPDHIKDGRFGNFLESNVDWALSRERYWGTPLPIWKCESTGRYDAVGSYDELLQKPGLSGTEVWESAKAANPELVEDLKVHKPYIDAVTYDSPFEDGARMKRVTEVIDCWYDSGAMPFAQWGYPHQGKEEFESQFPADFISEALDQTRGWFYSQLAISSLLFGDDEGSEAKVDFPHPFKNCIVLGLMLAEGSVCVKCGKRHSSDAKKCEDCGSKVVRKTEKMSKRLRNYRPPNEIFDLYGADALRWYFFANQPPWTSIIYSERAIKESIPEFLLRMWNVYSFFTLYAGIDGFDPSSVTSPGELGHEDLASGEGFRPVGERSELDRWIISELNRTIAEVTSAMDAYDNYGAARSLNHFVDVLSNWYVRRSRDRFWAKDTKDPNKLDAYWTLYECLAALAKLNAPFVPFITETIWQNLTQSFRDKGAEVPLSVHLCDYPVADDSLYDEDLSRRMELLRQIASLGLSARMNAKLKVRQPLSGVTVVLTSDQDQAWLEQHAELLKTELNVRDVTFTLDADEYVTYQVVPNFKALGPRVGRLMPKVKKAFGEADGGEMLAALTADGKASIDVEGESIELTNDDVEVRLQAKEGWAAAQGAGVVVVLATELTPDLIRAGMARDLVRLVQDQRKANDYERTDRIALVICTDDDDFKKAIEENRDYLCGETLAETLEVKSLADAGSDFVEKSIGEVIVKLGLAVAKS
- a CDS encoding tetratricopeptide repeat protein, translated to MSFYFDMPIEALQESVQNNPLELDLWLTLIQKVAAEDCCENALEEVFIAEDFFPEDSELQAIKSLCLMSLGETREAHDLLQQALRRSPGDDVLSRVLEEFLPNFENVSQDQILNPYAIRELSKAEPFEVEFIERLNSTIDLIDAFNRHEHDPENLIEPLERHVRNFPRDINTKLDLARLCYNLGYHERARAWYEIVILEDPLCASAYFELATIEPIAERAMELSEKGLDLSPRFECGRFNYACLLLKHGLLAEGRNEMLRIPADSTYYVSGLEAIANSLSEEGSFLEAINFQEKVVALSANNAEAWNCYGHFFAQLGDYETALEHFDRVIQMDSEHIDALHNRALMLGKLGKHEKAVHVLKYALTIKPDSEAMLVNLAVELSQAGRIGEAIRLTNESLTHFPTHARMWLNLGSFHYQLGQSDAAIECSQKAIELDPSKELAWWNLACAHAQLGNRKECLSALTHSIARRPELAERVSLEEVLQQFVDQPEFQDLLN
- a CDS encoding TIGR00282 family metallophosphoesterase, with product MRILFLGDIVGKPGVDLVCETIPAWRRESSIDIVIANAENADKGSGISPSIYKRLCKAEIDCITLGDHIYRKKDIIDTLVTRDNIVKPCNYPADAPGKNWVVVKSATGRKVAVFSAMGRVFMKPVDCPFTAVERTLAEIPEDVKIRFCDFHAEATSDKQLMGRFLDGKVTAVCGTHTHVTTADEQLLPGGTAYISDVGMSGPHESILGRRIDRVMEATLTFRPIPFDVAKENVQLSGVVIEVEPKTGRSSGIRRIKITEADADRLADGMDE
- the purN gene encoding phosphoribosylglycinamide formyltransferase, with protein sequence MPRPIKIAVLISGGGTTLKNLIVRIDAGSLDAEIALVVSNNPDAKGLNFAREASIDSKVISHKEFDGRHSFSEAIFDALRASGAELIVMGGFLRQLSIPDDFENRIINIHPSLIPAFCGKGNYGSRVHQGVLDYGCKLTGCTVHFVDDDYDHGPIIAQASVPVESGDDVKSLAARVFAAECELLPSVINRIANGDVSVAGRIVSVR
- the rny gene encoding ribonuclease Y; translation: MDYFWFTIGFLVAAVAGVAWTLLAPGGARNRSKAILDDADRQSKNMLKEADVTIRQMELEKQKELEKELKHSRDELHQRERKLDKLDSTLEQKSIDLNKQEAIVAASQSRLKIKLEQIAQHENDIIEVLEKQRKKLHEVTGLSKEDASTRLLKLLEDELADEVGGRILRHEKQMEEICQQKSRDILTMTMQRLASDHTANLTTSTIDIPNDEMKGRIIGREGRNIRAFEQETGIDVIIDDTPGVVIISGFDPVRREVAKLSLEKLIGDGRIHPTRIEEVTRETQAEIDQIILQKGREALEEVNIHGINDRIIEMLGRLHYRTSYSQNVLRHSIEVAFLSGMLAEMMGLDADLARRAGLLHDIGKAADHEIEGGHPKVGADMLKRAGESPEVVHAALGHHDQILVEHPYTVIVATADACSASRPGARRESLDRYVKRMEELESLAIEFNGVRRAYAVQAGREVRVVVASKDVSDEKAAKICRDIAHAYQEQLSFPGEIKVVVIRESRFTELAK
- a CDS encoding tRNA-binding protein, with protein sequence MTTKKPLSWAEFERVEMRVGTVVSAEPFPEARNPSYRLLFDFGELGQRKTSAQITDKYSPEELVGRQVVAVVNFPPKQIANMMSECLVLGGIEGKIITLLRPDGVVKNGTRVG
- a CDS encoding oxidoreductase family protein encodes the protein MPTDQIAKLCGAESVEIVESIQSLWSGYGEIVRLHLVPQNETVVVKFVSPPEDRSHKYGWESDVSHQRKLSSYANERAWYNGASSECRERCRMANLIASEAVENRWLFVLEDLDKAGFPIRSSGVNERQLNSCLRWLANLHASFLFDTRIPNSQISAIEHGLWPTGTYWHLDTRPDEYDSMPGGVLKNSAASIDQKLNSARFQTIVHGDAKLANFCFSESDDVAVVDFQYVGGGCGMKDFAYFISSCFSDSECESQESDLLQTYFDYLSLAVDDKSLFDAIEEEWRSLYAFAWADFHRFLAGWSPGHWKIHRYSKRLTEQALAQLQN